The genomic segment GGTTGCTTGGCTGGTTCAGCAATGAATACTACATAGCCATCAGGCCTTGGGTATGGGCAAGGTTCTCATTTGTGCCCTAATGTCAGCCAGCCAGGCAGGAGCAGGCAGGCACTGGGCTTCAGTGGTACCTGAAGACCTGGTAGGACAGAGTATGCCTGCCCCTGGTGCCTTATTTCTGATTCCAGTATATCTGTCTACATCACAGTCCCAGGATTTAAAGGCCCTAAACacgccagacatggtggcacatatacTCAgtactccagaagcagaggcaggtggactttctgtgagttcaagtttggccagcctggtctacaaggtctacatagtgagttctaccATATCtaggattctgtctcaaaacaaaaacaaaaacaagatccTAATCATTATAAGGAAAGTGTATTTtagtttatctttttattattttcatgaaCTTattatgtgaatgcatgtgtctatgtgtacatgtgtccaAAAAGGCCAGAATAGGGTATAGAATACCCCAGACATGGAGTTACAAGTAATTATGGGCCACTAGTCATGGAGCTGGGGGTctgtcctctggaaggacagcatgcacttttcttttctttttttttaaattaatttattcttattttatgtgtattggtgctTTGCCTGCGTGTACATTAGTTCgagagtcagatcccctggaactggagtcacagacagttgtgagctgccatgtaggttctgggacttgaacccggatcctctagaaaagcaatcagtgagtgttcttaactgttgagccatctttctagcccaagAAAGTgcatttttttcctggtttttcaagatagggtttctcagtgtcctggaactcactctgtagcccaggctggcctcggattcacaaagatccatctgcccttgcttcccgagtgctgggattaaaggcatgtgccatcactacCCAGCAAGAAAGTGCATTTGCAATCCAaagagaagtcaaaatttcattaaGTTAGTTTGAGTCAAGCCCAGTAGTCTGTACATCCCTGGGGCCAGCTCTTATTTTTGCATCAGTGCAGGTGGATGGTTAAAGCAGAAGCCCTGTTTCTAAAAAGTGTAATCCGTGCTGGGTCACCCCTTTAATTCccagcagaggccagcctgggctataaactGAGGTTCCAGGATGGCTAGGATTACACAGAAATCCTATCTcgagaaaaaaggaaaacaaaaacaaaaacataattgaGAAAAAGCACTTACCCAAATTTATTTGCAGATTCTTCAATCATTTCTCGCAGATTCTCCTTCAAGGAAACGTCCATGGACTGAAACTTCTGTTTCACTTGCTTCAGAGGAAGCCTAGAGGGAGCAGGCTGTATGACTGCGACAAGACACTGCCAGTAGGGAGGCCTGCCATGGGGTCCCTGCGCATGCCCACCAGGGATGTCTGGACAGGTGCACTCACCATATGCTAGGACATGGAGGAGGGACTGAACTTTACACATAAGTAAGTTACAATGGAGTAGGGGTGCTTTATGCCAGCAGGGTGGAGACAGGGTAGGAGGCTACAGGCAAGGCAATCACTTACCCCATGTCTGCAAGGAACTCCTGCAGCCGCTTCTGCCCATGCACGGACCAGAGCTTGAACCTGGCTGCCGTGTAGCTGGTGTTGTACAGGCTTTCATGGAGGGACCAGTGCTGGTACAGTACCAGGCAGAGGCTGGCTCCAAGGTCAAGGAACACATGTGGTGCCCACTGCTTATTACCTACCTGGAGCTGAGAGTGGCCTACAACCTTAGGTTGGTATGGACCCACCCAGAATTCTTAATGGACAGCTCTGTCTGTGGGACCCTCTTTTGTTGGGGCCTGCTTGGGGACAGTAGACCTTTGAGCTCTCTGACTCGTGCAGGGAACATCTGACGGAAGCCGTTTCTCCCTTTGACAGACCGAGAGGCACACAGCCCCTCGAGTCCATCGTCCCATGTCCGGCCTCTCCCCTAGGATCACACAGACTCTGCAGTCTTGCTGCTGCCTTGCCACTGCTCAACTGGACACTCTGTGCTTTTTGTCCCCATCAGTGCCCCTCCTTCCCAACTCCTAGGACCCAGGGATTGCAGTTCACTTTGCTTCAGCTTTCAGCAGCCTCCCGCATGACTCAGACATCATCTGTGGCCAGCAAATAGATCACAATCTCACTGCTCATAGGAGGACATGGCTGGCTCTATCATCATCACAGTGATGGAGCAGAAAGTACCTGCTGAGCAACATGCTAACAGCAGCGAGTGATGCCTCAACCCCAAGGTACTGAGCTGCCAAGATACTCATACTCAAAGGAGATCCGGGTGCAGTCTACAGAGAGCATGTCCTCCTCTGCCTCGTTCCGGTGGTTATGTCGGGACACGTGACGCTGCAGGACGCCAACATCAGTCACATACTTCATTCTGGAAGAAAGCGTGGTAGGCTGAACCAGCTCCCTCCCCAGCTGTCCCCGAAGGAGGGCTAAGGAAGTGTTTAGGTACACACCAGCCGGCTAGGGAGTGACAACACACAGAGCTGGGCAGGGTGTTCTCGGGCCAGGCTATGCATCATCTTGGTGGGTATTGAGATACCTTTGGAGAGCAGCACTGAGGATGCTGGCCAGGTGTCTAGCCCACACAGTCAATTAGACCCTGTAACAGTAACCTACATACTAAGTCCAGACTAGCACACATATGGCCAGCGAGTGAAGTTGAGATAGGCAGACCCTGCTCCAGGTCCCAATGGGCTACCAACTGAGACAATGACAAAAGGGTCTCACCTGAGGCCAAGAGCAGAATATGCTTCCCATGTTACACGTATTGTCATTTCTAGATTCTATGTCACCTACATGTCTGCCCTATGccatctttttttaaacaataaatttattgtttttaaattatttgtctgtgtgtgtgtgtgtgcctgtggaggtcagaagatgtcaGAACCCCTGTAGTTGGAGTTATAGGAGGTTGTAAGCCTCTCAACATGGGTGCTGAGCTGAGAACTAAACTTGAGTCCTCTATAAGAGCACAGGTACTCTTGCTCCTGAACCGTCTCACCCACACCCCCATCCATCCTTAACAGAGAAGGGACTGAGACACAGCAAGGCTGGAGGCTGGCTCAATGTGGTAACCCAGGTAACAGAACTGAGTTTTTAAACTTCTAACTATCCAGGCCTAATACATTGTGGAAGCTTCTGCAGACTGCACAAGGACTGAGGTGAAAATTGAAAGGAAGTGAGTAGGGACCCTCACATGGGCCTCCTGAAGAGGGTCAGAGCCTCAGGCCTGGTCTCTTCATTCTCTTACAAGTCTTACTTGATAACCAAAGGAGGCTGAGCTGCATCCTGAGAGAGACAATGAGAGACTATGTTGCCTGTTCAAAGTTCTGCTTCCTTCCCAGTTCACAGTCCACAGAAGGGGAACCTGTGTCACCACAGAGGATCAGACTCTGCTCCTTACTAACCCTCCTGCGAGTCTCCTGTCTTTGTGGTCAAAGTCATCCTCCCTGACAGGACCCCAGGCTTTCACCCTCTCCATCCTTATTTCACTACATGCATCCATGTCTCCCCCTAACCTCCAATGTGCACAGGCTAACACCTTAGTGCCAGCCTTTAGGCCACAGAACTAAGTCAAAACAAGCCCTTCCTGCTTTTGTTGGTTCCATCCAGTGGACTTCTCAGGCTGTAAGAAGGCTAGGCGAGGCCATAGCCTGGTAAAGGCCTAGGACCCAGGCAAGAAGAgccacccccttctccttctctgtaagACTTCTCATTGATAATGCTTCCCATGTCCCCGTGTGCAGAGTCAGGGACTGCCACATGCACAGAGCACAGAGCTGCCCTCAAATGGGGGCCATCACTTACTGAGTGATCTTGTCATGCACCCACTGGTCTGTCAGTCCAACAATGGCCCACCTGGAAGGAAAGCAGAAGATGACAGGGTCAAGCTACAAGCTGCCTGGACTTGGTAGGTATGTGTCGTGGAGCCAAGTGACTTGACAGACAGTCCAGGAGTGTCCTGTTCGCATGGACCCAAAACTCACTGTGCCCTGCCACTGATTTGTGAATAATTATGTTGTACGTCACTGTGATTTTGAAATGTTGACATTTTGAAATTGTGccttctatcttaaaaaaaaaaatagggaaatttTAGGGAAGGTATTCCTTGAGATACTGGAAGAAACGTAAGGTCAGTTTTCCAGTTCTAGGGCAAAGCTTGGGTAGACATAAACTATACTTGGGTCAGAGAGACGCCACCAATGTAAACAAGTGACCTAAAGGACTCATCACAAGTTAGACAAGAAGGCATAAGGGAACCTATCCGTAAAAGAAGTATCCTATCAAAGGTACACTGCACACACCCAGGACCAGGCCTCTGCAATTCCTGTTAAGACTGGTCACTACTGGATCCAGTAGGAAACCAATTTAGCTTGAATACCAAAGCAACTAAGTATTCAGCACTAACCAACCTGGCTGGGGGCAACTGCTTGGCAAGTGGCCAAGTAATGGCACATAGTATAGGAGTAAGAGCTAAGAGTGGGTGGGGCCAAAAGATCGGCATCTTTACACCCAGAGAGTGGCAGAGCACCCTTGGGTTTAGAGGTGGCCCTGCAAAGTCCTAGCCTGTCCTGATCTCTGCAGACCAGTGTAACTATCACTGAGATGATCAGACCTGAAGGACCTTGGTATACTGCTTGCAGAGAAAACAAGGACCACAAACAAGGGGTcaaagaggcagagccagggcaGAATTACATGCTTCTCTGTTATGAAGACCAGATCTTGTTTCAAATCAATTAAGTTGACAGTGACTGGGAGGCACACTGGGCTGTGTGCTCAAGGCCCTGGTTACAGTCTGACAGAAATATGGCAGAAAGGGACAATTCTGAGTCGGACTGTACCAGTGCCAGGCCTGCAAGAATCTCTACCAAGGGCAATGCCACTCAAACCTGCATGCACTGCACTTGCTGGGCATAAGGCTAAGTAAGCACCAGGGTATAGAGACAGGAGCTGACCCGGAGCCTCACTGTCCTCAGTGAGGTCGTATGACTCCCCAACCTCACACTGAACCCGTGGAAGACTAGGCTTATAAGTCATCCCAGAGAGGGGCTGCACCTAACATGACTCATGGAAGCACCGGACTGTCCATGTAACATTGACCTTAGCTGGAGGCAGGATTCCCAACACGGTTTAGCAGTatttccaggtgtgtgtgtgtgtgtgtgtgtgtgtgtgcgcgcacgcacactaCATACCACAGCATGTCGTTCAGGTCCTTGGACATCATCCAAGCCAGGTCAAACATCACCATGGCtgactgcaagaaaaaaaaaaaacctgaagccAAAAGCAACTGAGTTCACAGAAGGGGCCATACAGTGGGGACACCTCCAAGCCAAGCAGCCCAGTGAAGCCCTGTGGATCAGGGTATTCAGGCTACTTTCTAGCATGtgaaggaaagatgacagagtAATTCCACTGACCCCAAACATCAGTCTCTGCTATTTAACTTCATTTGTATCTTTGTGTTTAATCATGCAGCaaatgaagaatggaaacaaagcGCCACCCAGTGGGAAGCCCAGGCATAGCACTGTGCAGGGACCTCTGTACTTCTCAGAGGTGACGCTCAAGACTATAATGAAAACAGGTCAGGAGGCTCTGCTGTCTGACTGTCCACCCTGCATTGACATTCTTCCTGCATGGAGGCAGCCTCAGACACATCCCTAGGGAAGTCAGATGAGGGAGGGCTCTGGTTCTGGTCACCTGGATAGAGTGGGAGGGGCTTCTGGACTTCCTGTGAAGGTCTTTCTAACAGGGCTGTTCAAGGACAGATGAGGTAAGCAACATGAATGGAAGGTCTGAGTTTGGTGAGATACTGTGAAGACAGTGGATGTCTAACCAGCAGACTTAGCATGAGATTCTGGTTTTCTCCAGGGAGAACATTTTCAAGGGATCTGAAGGAAGTCAGGTATCATTTCTGAGAAAGCATTAGTTCCCTCCCTACCCATTGCAAGGGCTGAGCAGAGAGCCAAAGGGTGGCAAACCTTGAATTATAAATGAGACATAGGAAATATAATACCAAGAGTCCAAGATCTAAGGGTCAAAGCTGAAGACTGACTACAGTGTTTTTACTGAAACAAATTTGATTTGCACTGAGCATCACTTCTGCACCATCATGAAGtaaacaatcagaaaaaaaatcctacatcAAATTAACATGTTAAGACCCATGTGTCTTCTATAGCTACTGAAGGCCCTAAATTCTGGTCCATGCCAACAGAGCCTAACAATAGGCTTTCTACACTAAATCGTATTTTAAAAGTCAGACGTGCTACTGTACACAGAGATtaatacatgtttatttatttattgattgtcTCATTATGTGGCCCTGAATGGCCTCGAACTCACCAGATAGACTACatcaggccttgaactcagagatcttcctgcttctgcctcccaagtgctgggattaaaggggtgtgccactgTGCTGGCTCgttttatgtcagcttggcacaagctgaagtcatctgagaggagggaacctcaattgagaaaatgcctccataagatcaggttgtaagcctgtagggcattttcttattagtgattgatgggggagggtcccacccattgtgggtggtgccatctctggtcTGGTGGTCTGGTGCTGAGCaaaccaggagaagcaagccagtaagcagcagccctccaGGTCCTGTGCATCAGCCACAgcctgcaggttcctgccctgttttgagCTTTTACCCTGACTTCATTTAGTGATGGTTCATGACCTGGAAGTAGAAGCTGAAAATAATCCCTGTTCTCCCCAAgatgctgtggtcatagtgtttcatcacagcattAGTAACCCAACCCAAACAGCCACCACAGCAGCTTCATCAgtacttttaaagatttgttttattttatgtgcaagcactttgcctgaatgtgtctgtgcatcatgtatgtgcctggtactCACGGAGGTCAGAGAAAGGGGCAGATACCCTGGACCCGAATCCAGGGATGGCTATGAGCTGGGAtgatggtgctgggaaccaaatctggcttctctgtaagagcacttgctgccaagcgaTCTTCACAGCTCCATGAACAAAGGATAGCTGCTACACAGCCTGAGGGGCTATCCTAACAAGTGCCTCTGAAAGGAGTACAGGTGCCCTCAACTTACGATGGGTATACTTAACACTGGAGAAACAAGACAACATAAGCAGCATCCAATACATCCAACTTGTCCAGCATCCTAGGTTAGCTTCACAGTACACTGTGGAGCATATGTGTGGTTTCTCTGAATCTCCTTTTGACCACTATGGTTGTGAAGCATAGAGAGTAGCCCAGAGAAGCTCAAATGTGAAGCACAGAGAataactctgtctctctctctgaggcaggatttctctgtttagccctggctgtcaggGAACTCATgctatagaacaggctggcctcaaactcaaagagatcctccacttctgtcttccaggtcctgggactaaaggtgtgtgccaccatgcctggctttacttCATGAAATAAAGGTTAGCTTGATTctggaattaaaaataattagcaaGTGTTATGGGTAGCACAGTGGTAAGCACTTTCCTAGTATATCTGagtcctaggtttgattcccagtgctaCAAAAACTGAAAGGCAAAAGGCAAGAAGTTGTTCTTTTAACAGGGggggaagaatttattttagatttagatTACAATTTCAGTCACCAAAAGGCATGGCAAAACCAGCTCATGTTAAgatggccaggaagcagaaagagtccCATTGCCATGTTATTTATCTTGGCAGGTACAACGGTGTGTAAGTATACTCTCAGCTACttaggaggaggcaggaggatcacttgaaGCCAGGAGCTCAGGGCTAGGCAGGGCTGTATAAAGACTTAGAAAACTGATCTCTACTGAGCAGGTATCACTGTTGTGTCACCATAgagtaagaaaagaaaaccatgaggCACGGCAGAGCACACTGTGAAGCATCTGCTCTACTCAGTCTCCAGAGGAGTGGGGTGGACAATGCAGAGACGCTGCACCACCCAAAGGCAACTCTCATGAGCACCAGGCTTTCCTGGCTGTGAAACCTTTGCTTTGATCTCTCTTGTTCTAGGACACTGATGGAGTCAATACTGTACAGTGTATCAGATCTGCCTCAGACTTACCGATGTCCCATAATATTCATATTGCTCGTAGTCGAAGAGGATGTCTTTCCTGTAACAACACAAAATGGCATCTTTGACTGACAGCAGCCAGACAGGAAGATAAGCTTTTCAAAAAAGGCGAAAACtagtttcagaaagaaaaaagcaaatgaagTCATGGTACCAATTGTTGATTCACTTTGACTCTTTAGCAGAATGTACACATACATCCTAGGCAGGCCTGGTCTCAGAATCTCATTTCTGAGAAATTACTCAAaggaattaaaaagaacaaaaagacacACCATTGTATACACAAAGTTATTAACTACAGACTTCTTTGTAATGATAAAGTACTAGATGTAACCTATAgtttaaagaacagaaaaaggcTTGATAATatggtatacacctgtaatccagcaGTCAGGAGACTAAGACAGACATTTGAATAGttggaggccagactgggctacatagtaaggcaatgtctataaatgaatgaatgaatgaatgaatgaatgagtcagTGAATAaaaaggctgaggagatggctcaactgATAAAAAATACTATGTAAGTACGACAagttgagtttggatcccagtgTCCACATAAGAAGCTAGATGTTGTGTACACTGGGGGCAGGAGGGGGAGGCACAGACAGCTGATGCCCAGAGCTCATGGCTCAGCCAGTCTAGTCAAACCGATGAGCTCCAAACtcaagtgagagaccttgcctccaaAGAACAAAGTGGACAGCCATCAAGAGAAACACCCCAGGCTgcccacatgtacacacccacaccatacccaaacaaagaaatgaaaacacccttaaaaagaaacagaaagggagtagaaatctctctttctttctttctttctttctttctttctttctttctttctttctttctttctttctttctttctttctttttttatgttatgGATTGAGCCCAGAGGGTTGTACTCATATATGGAATCTGTACAACCAATGtgtcaattaaaaaaaccaaagactgaaacaaaagaagcaaacaaatacTAAGtcgtttctggtttttttttttttttttaacttttttaacattttaaaaacacttacttgcttatattatttttatgaggATGGCTGTTTACCCATGAGTACCTAGGAGTTatggatgcttgtgagccaccacatgaatgctgagagtcaaacccaggtcctctgcaagagcaacaggtgctcttaaccaccagccacttctccagccccgtCTTTTGACTTCTGAGTTAGTGGGGTGTGACTAGGTGGCCTTAGCTGGCCTGGGATCTGGCAGAGAACCACTTTCCTCTGCCCTTCAAGGACTGCGGTTAAATGggtatgccaccatacctggctttaaaCACTAAGCAATTTTAAAGAGATTGTTCAGAAGTATACAAAAATCTGTGACCTGAGGATGGGCTCAGGTAGTAGATTGCTAGCTCAGGACCACATAaattgggtgtggtagcacacacctataatgttattttatttttaagaaagattaTAAATGAAAGTATCCACATTTGAAAAGCAAATCTGGTAAAGGCCACATTCCTAACGGAAGAGCCTGGATTTGGGAGACTACTGGGCCTGTCCTGTAATTCTAGGAAGCCAAGGACAATACACTGGGGGATTCAAGGCTGTCTTCAAGGCACTAGTCACATACTCTCTCCAAACTGGCTGACCCCAAGACTCCAAACTAAAGGGATGTTGGCATTCAGACAGGGCTGGAGGCTAATGGACAGAGTCTGGGCTCTTGGACCACAGAGCCACTTGACCAAACTCACCTCCGGGCCTCCCACTCCTTGCgctgcctcctcttcctgtttcgcTCTACTATCTCCTGAAATAgtgacaaacaaaagaaaaatgtggtGATTTAGTGAGAATGACCCCTGTCTgctcatgtttgaatacttggttcccagttggtggaactgtttgagaaggattaggaggtatggccatgtaggaggaggtgtgtcactagggatggGCTTTGTGGTTTCAGTGCCATATCTGCCTGATGTCTTGCTCCCGGCCATGATGGCAACCGTGAGCTCTAAATAGAAAAGAATCTAAGACAAAAAGTTCAGTCTGACAAAGCACTGGTTTGGAGAAAACCCCCAGGCACAGACCCTTGCGGGAGAATGTAGGCTTTGTCCATGCTCCTGGGAAGCTGAATAGCTGAGGCAGGGGAAGACGGATTCACTTGGCCTCCAGAATTTGGCAGATTCCATCCAAACACAGAAGAGCATAGGCCTTCCTGGCACGTGCACCACAGCACACCCAGCATCTGGTCAAAGTCCATGTCTGCCATCGGGATAACAAGAGTTGTGTTTCTTCCAGTGTGCCAGCAACGATTTTAACTTCTCAGGCACAAAGGCGTGGTTGCTGTGGTGATTCTACAGTCTATGACTACAATACTTCTTTCAGGAAGATGGTGCTAAGATATCCTGCTGGACACATCTAAACTCTTACATAATATAGAAACTGAGTAAGACTGCAAATGGTGGGAGCAAAGGCACAACAGTCAGAGATCTGTATAtagcctgcttttctttcttggctCACCCAGACTTGAAATCCAAGAAGCTGCCAATCTGGGTACACCAACAGAAGAACAAAGACCCCAACAAAAGctgccagaactacacagtgagaccctgtatcaaagagaataaacaaacaagccaaaaccaAAAATCCCCATAAAAAGCTAAAGGAAGCTCACACAAAACTAGATGCAAACTTGTGAGCACTAAGCAAAtaaaagagcagcagcagcaaataagaacaaaacacagCTACACTGGAGGAACGGCCACCGTCTGCTGCTGTCCTTCAGCTATCGGAAGCCCACGTTGGGCAGATCTCTTCTACCGATCAATTTCagatcacacactcacacacacacacacacacacacacacacacacacacacacacacacacacaccaaaaacaaacaaacaaaaacccccaaaaaacaaagaaacaaaaaaacaaaaaacaatcctgTGGCAGGCCCAGAGTGCCACAGCTGGCTTGCACACACCCGTCCTAACTCTGCTTCCTCCAGAATGCCCACCTGATGCACTCACCTCTTCTAACCGTGTGCGCTTCTCTGAAGGCTCTGATCCATCACCATCACTGTCTGAAAGATCttcatcctctccttcatctctaaAGATGTCATCATAGGCAggaacttcaaggtcatcctcttgTTTAATAAGCAATTTGATCTGTTATAATaaaccaaacagacaaataaacaaacaattcagCTGTTCTCTCCTTGCCAGAAAACTCTCCATCATGTTGCTTCTGTAGAATTGAGCTACTCTCCAATCTTCTGCACACACAATCGCAGCGCTCTGGCTGCTCAGTACCATTTAGTAAGGCACTAGAGCTGTCCCACATGGCACTGTCGAATTATGAAACTAAGTTTTGAAAAGCATTTACCATCTATTTTAAGTCTGGgcaacatttctttgtttttaaatttgttaatttttattttatgggcattggtgttttgcctgtgtgagagtgtcagatcccatagaactggagttatagacagttgaaagctgccatgtgggtactgggaactgaacccaggtccactgagccatctctctggctcccaacatttctttcttatgctatacattgaaaataaaaagtcCCACCAGCTGGCTTTTGATAGAGAATATGAGTATGTTGTTATGGTTGGATATggtttacccccccccccaaaaggtcCACCACACCTGAAGCTTGCTGCCTGTGTAGGGTACTGAAGGGGTAGAGCCATTAAGAAGTGGGGTCTGGCAAGTATTAGGTCAGTCAGGGCTCTCCCCTTACTGATGGAGTAACAGCATCTCTCAGAAGTGTGTCAGGCCTCTTAGGGGCTTAGTTTCCATGTGCAGCATAGTTAGAAAACTTCATCAGCTTGCTCTGATGCTCTGTCTCACCATAGAAATTTCCTCACTATCCTATACACTCCCTCTATTGGGAAACCACTCACCACAGGGGTCTCAACAAGCAGAACAGATATTTGCACCATGCTCTTGACAGGACAGTAAGCTAAATATAACTTTTATCTATAAGGTACCCAGTCTCAGATATTTAGTTATAGAGACACACAATGGGTCAAGACAGATGTGAACCCCGAAGCCAATATAATTTCTGTCTCTAATGGCAATCCCTGACTGATTTCTTTTGAAGAGGTTCCTTCTATGAGGATCTCAGAGTCTGAAGCCCTGTGGAAAGAGACCAGATCACAGAACACTTGACAGCTGGTCTGTGCTACATtttgtatttaatgttttcaggTTCAGATTAGAGTAGAGTCATCTTAGGCTGAAACATTCTGATCTTCCACCTTCCAAATGATGCACATTCCACAAATGCACTGTGTACAAGCCCATGAGCTGGATAAAATAAGCTTCTTGTACTGAAGATGCCCCTGGCTGGAGAAGTGGGAAGCATACTTTGCAAACATCTGTGCAGTGCTGTCACAGCATAAAAAGGTACAGACTGACCAAAGGGAGAACACACATAAGGGCCGGGTACCTGAGTGTCATTGTACACATTCACAACGTTCACTGGCCTGTGGgtatcacacacaaaaaagataCTGTCTTCATCAGGCTGAAGGATATCCAACAGGTCCACATTGGCTCCACAGTTTATGAGGATGAAATAGGAGAACTAAAAGAGAGGAGGCAGCACTGTCAAGGAGGCCACTCCCGCCCGGCACTGCTGGCCGGAGCTCCTCTGTTGAGCACATTATGGCAAGGCCCCAGAGGAATGCTAAGTGGCTTGGTTACTGCCTTTCCATGACGACACTGTAAAATGGACTCTGGGGCTCCTCTTGCTTCCCGAAGAGCATGCTCCCCAAACTCAAGACTTATGCACAAATAGCTAATGAAGAACTGGAGCAAGACTTCACACATACCAAAGTCTTACTGAACACTGCTCAACTATACTGTACTCTGCAGCTTGTCACATTAATAGCACTGTGCGGGGCAGGTTTGCAGCAAATCTTGGGCAGCCTCACTTGTGGTCTCCTAAATATTAAGTCCTTTATCAAACTATCACTATAGCAAAA from the Arvicanthis niloticus isolate mArvNil1 chromosome 12, mArvNil1.pat.X, whole genome shotgun sequence genome contains:
- the Cdc45 gene encoding cell division control protein 45 homolog; translation: MFVTDFRKEFYELLHNQRVLLFVASDVDALCACKILQALFQCDHVQYTLVPVSGWQELETAFLEHKEQFSYFILINCGANVDLLDILQPDEDSIFFVCDTHRPVNVVNVYNDTQIKLLIKQEDDLEVPAYDDIFRDEGEDEDLSDSDGDGSEPSEKRTRLEEEIVERNRKRRQRKEWEARRKDILFDYEQYEYYGTSSAMVMFDLAWMMSKDLNDMLWWAIVGLTDQWVHDKITQMKYVTDVGVLQRHVSRHNHRNEAEEDMLSVDCTRISFEYDLCLVLYQHWSLHESLYNTSYTAARFKLWSVHGQKRLQEFLADMGLPLKQVKQKFQSMDVSLKENLREMIEESANKFGMKDMRVQTFSIQFGFKHKFLASDVVFATMSLMENPEKDGSGTDHFIQALDSLSRGNLDKLYLGLELAKKHLQATQQTIASCLCTNLVTSQGPFLYCSLMEGTPDVTLFSKPASLSLLSRHLLKSFVFSTKNRRCKLLPLVMAAPLSIEQGTVTVVGIPPETDSSDRKNFFGRAFEKAAESTSSRTLHNYFDLSVIELKAEDRSKFLDALVSLLS